In Vibrio bathopelagicus, the following are encoded in one genomic region:
- a CDS encoding PLP-dependent transferase, which yields MNTSTQLSPLRKTTKHEQAEALAIEQAKHFGIDPNSDYGVTLIELATTLYKANTKTHDLWALTVDGLSDLDKSDRIAWFNAKRFLSFQIAKILDNLQNPMRATYQSIATNNGNFASKGAYPIFDNVAAIFSASPVITRTATYLFACTEWIEDAFNGKEPLHDIYSRLLNPTSISLANHMVDIEAGSRANEYLAWNFNSGMAAIDGLLSHLLGHEDIVLASRNIYGGSYQLLEDWFGKPSNLNVAVEWVDGYSGDEFAARLDEVAEKYADRLAAGKKIYVYLESPCNPHGYVLDVANISKAGHLRGWDVIVDSTVGTPLLHPVLKRDDVMERPDYVIHSYTKELAGSGTTTAGVVIGRNETMFVPKGEEVTCTKPNGDEVTIPWNETLFWNVYYIKGAFLDADKAFEVLNGMKTYEMRVVQKTINTLTLAKIFDAHPDINVSCPALPDSDNYEHCQNNMYLGLPAALFTIDMEGNGDRAPINRDGFKQFFDMLEPAIGMQVSLGQTNTVALCPALTTHSELSDEALNEAGIKPTTMRISIGLEDPRMFIAHIIEAAKLSIDRKHADFSSSFPSGDSIDQIYMQTYMDVHQRFVKSLPKFSQLTQ from the coding sequence ATGAATACTTCAACTCAACTTAGCCCGCTGCGTAAAACCACCAAGCACGAACAAGCAGAAGCTCTTGCCATTGAGCAGGCAAAACACTTTGGTATCGACCCAAATAGTGATTACGGCGTCACGCTGATTGAACTGGCGACGACCCTGTACAAAGCTAATACCAAGACACACGATCTTTGGGCATTGACGGTTGATGGCTTATCAGATCTCGACAAGAGTGACCGGATCGCTTGGTTTAACGCTAAACGTTTTTTGTCATTCCAGATCGCTAAGATCCTCGATAACCTGCAAAACCCAATGCGCGCCACTTACCAATCTATTGCTACCAATAATGGCAATTTTGCTTCAAAAGGTGCGTATCCTATCTTCGATAATGTTGCTGCTATCTTCTCGGCAAGCCCAGTGATTACGCGCACCGCGACCTATTTGTTTGCGTGTACTGAATGGATTGAAGACGCGTTCAACGGTAAAGAGCCGCTACACGATATCTATTCTCGACTTCTCAACCCAACATCGATTTCACTGGCGAACCACATGGTTGACATTGAGGCGGGCTCCAGAGCTAACGAGTACCTCGCATGGAACTTTAACTCCGGTATGGCGGCTATTGATGGGTTGTTGAGTCATTTGCTCGGGCATGAAGACATTGTCTTGGCCTCACGCAATATCTACGGCGGTTCTTATCAGCTGTTGGAAGATTGGTTTGGCAAGCCTTCGAATCTAAATGTTGCGGTAGAGTGGGTCGATGGTTACTCAGGAGATGAGTTTGCGGCTCGCCTTGATGAGGTTGCTGAAAAATACGCAGATCGCCTCGCCGCGGGTAAGAAGATCTATGTCTACCTAGAGTCACCGTGTAACCCGCACGGGTACGTGTTAGATGTAGCCAACATCAGTAAAGCTGGTCACCTTCGAGGTTGGGACGTAATTGTCGACTCAACAGTGGGTACACCATTGTTGCACCCAGTACTAAAACGCGATGATGTGATGGAAAGACCAGATTATGTCATTCACTCCTACACCAAAGAACTAGCGGGTTCAGGTACCACAACCGCTGGGGTAGTCATCGGACGCAACGAGACCATGTTTGTTCCAAAAGGAGAAGAGGTCACCTGTACCAAACCCAACGGCGATGAGGTCACTATTCCATGGAACGAAACGCTGTTTTGGAATGTGTATTACATCAAAGGCGCATTCTTAGATGCAGACAAAGCGTTCGAAGTGCTCAATGGTATGAAAACGTATGAGATGCGCGTGGTGCAGAAAACCATTAATACTCTGACTCTGGCGAAGATTTTTGATGCTCACCCTGACATCAACGTATCGTGTCCTGCTTTGCCAGATAGCGATAACTATGAACATTGTCAGAACAACATGTATTTGGGATTGCCAGCGGCATTATTTACTATCGATATGGAAGGTAACGGCGATCGTGCGCCAATCAATCGTGATGGGTTCAAACAGTTCTTCGATATGCTTGAGCCAGCAATCGGCATGCAAGTGAGCCTGGGGCAAACTAATACGGTGGCGCTGTGTCCGGCACTGACAACGCATTCAGAACTAAGCGATGAGGCACTCAATGAAGCAGGGATCAAACCGACCACAATGCGTATCTCTATTGGCTTGGAAGATCCGCGAATGTTCATCGCTCATATTATCGAGGCGGCCAAATTGTCGATTGACCGTAAACACGCCGATTTCTCATCGAGCTTCCCTAGTGGTGACAGTATCGATCAAATCTATATGCAAACCTATATGGATGTACACCAGAGGTTTGTGAAGAGCTTGCCGAAGTTCAGTCAGCTTACTCAATAA
- a CDS encoding GlxA family transcriptional regulator, with protein sequence MSQSKGVRFLLIPLNNFNMFPFGAFLDKLRFSADDADLSQQRYCSWQIMSHTQGLVTSSSNIPIMVDLTPDTIELKDVNYVVLFGSRSALESQQQADLYRTFFRKVVSTAINIISIDNACFTLAELGLLNQHQVVVHWRHHHEFKATYPKVVVRDEQLYHFDKKLISCTGGSATIDLLVAILQNHVGQIKAEKGLADMLVDESRSNHHRLKSSQHGNYQNRHVDRAISLMQEHLALGTTVDQIGTFIGLSRRQLDRLFQQQFDVSVHQYWQELRLQHVQWRLIHSNHSLIQLADEIGVKDTSYLCKIFRKRFGMTPNQCRRNSMRL encoded by the coding sequence ATGAGCCAATCCAAAGGCGTCCGGTTTTTATTAATACCCTTGAATAATTTCAACATGTTCCCCTTCGGCGCGTTTCTAGACAAACTGCGCTTTTCGGCAGATGACGCAGATCTCAGCCAGCAACGCTATTGCTCTTGGCAGATAATGTCCCACACTCAAGGGTTGGTCACTTCTAGCAGTAACATCCCCATTATGGTTGACCTTACCCCTGATACTATCGAATTGAAGGACGTTAATTACGTTGTCTTATTTGGCAGTCGAAGTGCTCTGGAGTCACAACAACAGGCCGATCTTTATCGAACTTTTTTTAGAAAGGTGGTATCGACTGCTATCAACATTATTAGCATCGATAACGCTTGTTTTACACTTGCAGAGCTAGGGTTGTTAAACCAACATCAGGTCGTGGTTCACTGGAGGCATCATCATGAATTTAAAGCGACTTATCCCAAAGTGGTTGTGCGTGATGAGCAGCTTTATCACTTCGACAAAAAACTCATCAGTTGCACGGGGGGTAGCGCGACTATCGATCTTCTCGTCGCTATTTTGCAAAACCATGTCGGTCAAATCAAAGCTGAAAAAGGGTTAGCCGATATGCTTGTTGATGAGAGCCGCAGTAATCACCACCGTTTAAAATCCTCACAGCATGGCAATTACCAAAATCGACACGTCGACCGCGCAATCTCATTAATGCAGGAACATTTAGCACTAGGTACCACGGTAGATCAGATAGGAACGTTTATTGGCCTCAGCCGCCGACAACTAGACCGCCTTTTTCAACAACAGTTTGATGTATCTGTGCATCAGTATTGGCAAGAATTACGTCTACAGCACGTGCAGTGGCGATTAATCCATTCTAATCATAGCTTGATACAACTGGCGGATGAGATCGGTGTAAAGGACACCAGCTACCTGTGTAAAATTTTCCGCAAAAGATTCGGGATGACTCCAAACCAATGCCGTCGTAATTCCATGAGGCTTTAG
- a CDS encoding LysE family translocator yields the protein MTFEVWCVFILSALGLACIPGPNSLLALSHGAQFGYKKTMWTIYGGICGFFLLITIAMFGLGTILEAEPKLMIVLQWLGALYLGYLGLTLFSAPSVSVEGTTEKVTLLPRELFKQGYFAALSNPKVLLFFTAFLAQFINPDKAFLPQFVVITLSFLCIEFAVEFAVARVADKVKVLLLTNGRMFNRCCGALFLLLGIMALVKSLPQ from the coding sequence ATGACGTTTGAAGTGTGGTGCGTGTTTATTTTGTCTGCTTTGGGTCTTGCATGTATCCCTGGTCCCAACTCTTTATTGGCACTCAGCCATGGTGCTCAATTTGGTTATAAGAAAACAATGTGGACGATCTATGGCGGGATTTGTGGTTTCTTCTTATTGATCACGATTGCCATGTTTGGGCTTGGAACAATATTAGAGGCTGAGCCGAAGCTGATGATTGTTCTGCAATGGCTAGGCGCTTTGTATCTCGGATACCTAGGTCTGACGTTGTTTTCTGCTCCCTCTGTTAGCGTTGAAGGTACAACTGAAAAGGTCACATTGTTACCACGCGAGTTGTTCAAACAAGGGTACTTTGCTGCGCTGTCTAACCCGAAAGTCTTACTATTTTTTACCGCGTTCTTGGCTCAATTTATTAACCCTGATAAAGCCTTTCTACCTCAGTTTGTTGTCATCACCTTGAGCTTTCTTTGTATTGAGTTTGCTGTCGAGTTCGCGGTGGCTAGAGTTGCAGACAAGGTCAAAGTGTTGTTATTAACGAATGGTCGTATGTTTAATCGATGCTGCGGCGCTCTTTTCTTACTGCTAGGCATAATGGCATTAGTGAAAAGTCTCCCTCAATAA
- a CDS encoding FUSC family protein — translation MTFSPAILRKIWYSPSVNLGLRATSAIVLFLGLGVLFDQIAVAMTALMTMPAALISGLDSAGPKRWTRFAITATAWGSTQAVSYLLLISGLPLWVTFGLLGALLASAAVNGPFWGRLGMSSLLIAVVTLSLHNSNTALSLYPMLILGPLTFALFSWLWFALWKHYALRVCLAAIYEALADYIQYRQEFLLGGENEALKRRIKYQLIELFQQALQSESFRSKHDDASKLREALFLAIDTFEVVMSSHTNNPDLLNQFQSNKHKRDLLLVWSQHCQQRLKHKAKQLLHNTHEDIQHLSSLEQEADDLIEAVKLEDQPRFRYWAFAVKHISRRIELNEPAYERSFEVQPFELSFRLPKRDNPIWRHVTRVGLMFSLGAGIAEYYELIRPDWVLISMLMVIQPSFLATRSKTWKRCLGTAAGVLFATSLIQIGVSATTMIVLIAILLPVAMLNIMRHYSLAIGCITALLILVYQTMAHQGLDFAAPRLIDNVIGGAIVLLGYGLLWPQWRGKEIHNQALKALSSSKSLFVYCYEQLQVDAEQHDHIELTKQRAAMLTAESDLELIYNEMQQEPRHTRADPHYYEDMLSHYRLLSHYLCLLIPLVRKGTQYQGTQQIENVIHNAMDALINTIRDNRVHELPTLSNKTDTGHPTSTTGQQSVEEIIWLALMTIKQMHDLARHNLENEKARKLES, via the coding sequence ATGACGTTTTCCCCTGCCATTCTACGTAAAATCTGGTACTCACCTTCGGTCAACCTTGGGCTTCGTGCCACCAGCGCCATTGTGCTGTTTCTCGGTTTAGGAGTATTGTTTGATCAAATCGCTGTCGCAATGACTGCTCTGATGACAATGCCAGCCGCTCTAATTAGTGGCCTTGATTCTGCGGGCCCAAAACGTTGGACGCGTTTTGCTATTACCGCCACCGCTTGGGGATCTACTCAAGCTGTCAGTTACCTACTACTTATTAGCGGGCTGCCTTTATGGGTAACCTTTGGTCTATTGGGTGCCCTACTTGCTAGTGCAGCAGTCAATGGTCCATTTTGGGGACGACTCGGCATGTCTAGCCTATTGATTGCTGTTGTCACCTTATCACTTCATAACTCCAACACAGCGCTCAGCTTGTACCCTATGCTGATACTTGGGCCTCTTACTTTCGCACTGTTTAGTTGGCTATGGTTTGCCCTGTGGAAGCACTATGCGTTACGTGTGTGCTTAGCAGCAATTTACGAGGCATTGGCGGACTACATTCAATATCGCCAAGAGTTCTTGTTAGGGGGTGAGAATGAAGCGTTAAAAAGACGTATAAAGTACCAACTTATCGAGTTGTTCCAACAGGCTCTTCAGTCTGAATCATTCCGCTCTAAACATGACGATGCTAGTAAGCTTCGAGAAGCACTATTCCTCGCTATCGATACGTTTGAAGTGGTAATGAGCAGCCATACCAACAATCCAGATCTGTTAAACCAATTTCAATCAAATAAGCACAAACGTGACTTGTTGTTAGTTTGGAGCCAGCATTGCCAACAAAGATTAAAACATAAAGCCAAGCAACTTCTGCACAACACCCATGAAGACATACAGCATTTAAGTTCGTTAGAACAAGAAGCCGATGATTTGATTGAAGCGGTGAAGCTGGAAGATCAACCTCGCTTCCGTTATTGGGCATTCGCCGTAAAACACATCTCACGTCGTATCGAGCTGAATGAACCCGCATATGAACGATCTTTTGAAGTGCAACCGTTCGAATTGTCTTTTCGTCTGCCAAAACGAGACAACCCTATTTGGCGGCACGTTACCCGTGTCGGTTTAATGTTTTCCCTTGGCGCAGGCATCGCAGAATACTATGAATTAATTCGCCCTGACTGGGTGCTTATCTCAATGCTGATGGTGATTCAGCCAAGCTTTTTAGCAACACGCAGTAAGACTTGGAAGCGCTGCTTAGGCACTGCTGCCGGCGTATTATTCGCGACATCTTTAATCCAAATAGGTGTATCGGCCACCACCATGATTGTGCTGATCGCCATTCTTTTACCCGTCGCTATGCTTAATATTATGCGCCACTACTCACTGGCCATTGGTTGTATTACCGCACTATTGATTTTGGTCTACCAAACCATGGCACATCAAGGGCTCGATTTTGCAGCGCCACGTTTGATCGATAACGTCATCGGAGGTGCGATTGTCCTACTGGGCTATGGTTTGCTATGGCCTCAATGGCGAGGTAAAGAGATCCACAATCAAGCGTTAAAAGCCTTGAGCAGTTCAAAAAGCTTGTTCGTGTATTGCTATGAACAACTTCAAGTCGATGCAGAACAACATGACCATATTGAACTAACCAAGCAACGTGCCGCCATGCTAACCGCAGAAAGCGACCTTGAACTCATCTATAACGAGATGCAGCAAGAACCAAGGCACACTCGCGCTGATCCTCACTACTACGAAGATATGTTGAGCCACTATCGTTTGCTAAGCCATTACCTCTGCTTACTCATTCCGCTTGTGAGAAAAGGTACCCAATACCAAGGTACCCAACAAATCGAAAACGTCATTCATAATGCTATGGATGCGTTGATCAACACCATCCGTGATAACCGCGTCCATGAACTGCCAACACTGAGTAACAAAACCGATACTGGGCACCCAACTTCGACAACTGGTCAGCAATCAGTAGAAGAGATCATCTGGTTGGCGCTGATGACAATAAAGCAAATGCATGATTTAGCTCGGCACAATCTTGAAAATGAAAAAGCTAGAAAGTTAGAGAGCTAG
- a CDS encoding metallophosphoesterase family protein yields MTTVYQISDCHLSDKSSFENLRRALEYVNTDTECKTIFLTGDICCNPKSGDYIRLEAFIRQHISDKSVHAIAGNHDDYSLMRKELKGSTIFVTNKATICEREFVFLDSSFKPLDSQHPLGSGRIDNSGMAQLKQRLRKAHAPIVVVHHPIIPVGSEWMKAIRLENDTNVMKVLRKYRVRDVICGHGHDGITVTQQGITQYMAPSTAYGFDHTIDEYNRSEKIGLSKISLSSNSIEYQAIYL; encoded by the coding sequence ATGACTACCGTATACCAAATCAGTGATTGTCACCTTTCCGATAAATCCAGCTTTGAGAACCTGCGTAGAGCACTGGAATACGTCAACACAGACACAGAATGCAAAACCATTTTCCTAACGGGTGATATTTGTTGTAACCCAAAATCGGGCGACTACATTCGATTAGAGGCGTTCATTAGACAACACATTAGCGATAAGTCTGTTCACGCGATTGCGGGCAACCATGATGACTATTCCTTGATGCGCAAAGAGCTAAAAGGATCGACGATTTTCGTCACTAACAAAGCCACCATCTGTGAGCGAGAGTTTGTGTTTCTCGACTCGAGCTTCAAGCCACTTGATAGCCAGCATCCGCTCGGCTCAGGGCGTATCGATAATAGTGGCATGGCTCAGCTGAAACAGCGGCTCAGAAAAGCACATGCTCCAATCGTTGTCGTCCACCATCCTATCATTCCAGTCGGCTCTGAGTGGATGAAAGCCATCCGTTTGGAAAACGATACCAATGTAATGAAGGTTCTTCGCAAATATCGCGTGCGCGACGTTATTTGCGGTCACGGCCATGATGGAATAACTGTGACACAACAAGGAATAACCCAATATATGGCGCCTTCTACAGCCTATGGATTTGACCACACTATCGACGAATATAATCGTAGTGAAAAGATTGGATTAAGTAAGATCTCGCTCTCTTCGAACTCTATCGAATACCAAGCTATCTACCTTTAG
- a CDS encoding YcxB family protein codes for MSKESGFTTEYTLDKTFFAECYDQTSLPTQFPKAYLKGILFLVFGVVLLEFELLPNGYVGWFFIVLSVIEAFSVYCKRTWWLWRQKISSGAGSKVVFTGDTDGVSYKNRKAINTIAWSDIDQLEQTDLGFILHIGKQRQYVSKSCLSDEAIAFMIEQHEASKTD; via the coding sequence ATGTCTAAAGAATCCGGTTTCACCACAGAATACACCCTCGACAAGACGTTTTTCGCAGAGTGTTATGATCAAACAAGCCTTCCGACTCAATTTCCAAAAGCCTATTTGAAAGGAATACTGTTTCTTGTTTTTGGTGTGGTTCTATTAGAGTTTGAACTATTACCGAACGGTTACGTTGGCTGGTTCTTTATTGTTTTGAGTGTGATTGAAGCATTCAGCGTGTATTGCAAACGAACCTGGTGGTTATGGCGACAAAAGATCAGCTCAGGCGCTGGTAGCAAAGTGGTCTTTACGGGCGATACTGATGGTGTGAGTTACAAAAACCGCAAAGCCATCAATACTATCGCTTGGAGTGACATCGACCAACTTGAACAGACCGATCTCGGCTTTATCCTTCATATTGGCAAACAGCGTCAATATGTGAGTAAATCTTGCTTAAGCGATGAAGCCATTGCATTCATGATTGAACAGCACGAAGCATCAAAAACAGACTAA
- a CDS encoding GlcG/HbpS family heme-binding protein, which yields MKTTKLTVLAATLGFLSLSHNAMAAETQSVSFTQISSEAAFKLAHEAVNQCEADGYKVSATVVDLSGNVIAQLRSDGAGIHTLDSSRKKAFTVASMKQPSGNLMKLIADKPIMQPLQNMDDNLLFLAGGVPVQLNNAMIGAIGVGGAPGGHLDVACAEKAIKKFF from the coding sequence ATGAAAACGACAAAACTCACTGTACTAGCGGCAACTCTTGGCTTCCTTAGCCTTTCTCACAATGCAATGGCGGCAGAAACACAATCGGTCTCTTTCACTCAAATATCATCAGAAGCGGCATTCAAGCTTGCCCATGAAGCCGTTAACCAATGTGAAGCCGATGGCTACAAGGTTTCTGCGACTGTTGTTGATTTGTCAGGCAATGTAATTGCTCAACTACGTTCTGATGGCGCAGGCATCCACACGCTTGATAGCTCACGCAAAAAAGCTTTTACAGTAGCTAGCATGAAGCAGCCGTCAGGTAACCTGATGAAGCTCATCGCTGATAAGCCAATCATGCAACCACTACAAAATATGGATGATAACTTGCTGTTCTTGGCTGGCGGTGTTCCAGTACAATTGAACAATGCAATGATTGGTGCGATTGGTGTAGGCGGCGCTCCGGGTGGTCATTTAGATGTTGCATGTGCTGAAAAAGCGATTAAGAAGTTCTTCTAA
- a CDS encoding response regulator transcription factor, translated as MKILLIEDDIHIARFLVNGFQQEGITVTHSADGVDGLHEAITEEYDVIILDIMLPKKDGFEVLAELRGQGYATPVIILSAKHSVEERVQGLQSGADDYLVKPFAFPELLARCQTLVRRGNQPTPQALELHYDSLNLDLLKHTLQRDQQTITINQREFMLMKLLLENPEIVMSKTAILEHVWGHQFDPQTNVVDVLVCRLRSKVDKGFSKPLIHTLRGVGYVLKS; from the coding sequence ATGAAAATACTATTGATTGAAGATGACATTCATATCGCGAGATTTTTGGTGAATGGTTTTCAGCAAGAAGGGATAACGGTGACGCACTCAGCAGATGGTGTTGATGGATTGCATGAGGCCATAACCGAAGAATACGATGTGATAATTCTCGATATCATGTTGCCCAAGAAAGACGGATTCGAAGTGTTGGCCGAACTCAGAGGGCAGGGTTACGCGACACCCGTCATCATATTAAGTGCCAAGCATTCAGTGGAAGAGCGAGTGCAAGGATTACAGTCGGGCGCTGATGATTACTTGGTGAAGCCTTTTGCATTCCCTGAGCTGCTCGCTCGTTGCCAAACCTTGGTGCGTCGAGGAAACCAACCAACACCTCAAGCATTAGAACTGCATTACGATTCGCTGAACCTAGACCTGCTTAAACACACGCTACAAAGAGATCAACAAACGATCACCATCAATCAGCGCGAATTTATGCTGATGAAGTTGCTGCTCGAAAATCCAGAGATCGTGATGTCGAAAACGGCGATTCTTGAGCATGTTTGGGGGCATCAATTTGATCCGCAAACCAACGTGGTCGATGTGCTCGTGTGCCGCCTTCGCAGCAAAGTCGATAAGGGCTTTTCTAAGCCATTAATTCATACACTGCGAGGCGTTGGTTATGTCCTCAAGTCGTAG